Proteins from one Chelonia mydas isolate rCheMyd1 chromosome 14, rCheMyd1.pri.v2, whole genome shotgun sequence genomic window:
- the SPATA20 gene encoding spermatogenesis-associated protein 20 isoform X2, which translates to MTVFLRGGPAMATGGKSSRSSIHRYTNRLINEKSPYLLQHAHNPVDWYPWGQEAFDKSKKENKLIFLSVGYSTCHWCHVMEQESFKNKEIGKILNDNFVCIKVDREERPDVDKVYMTFVQATSSGGGWPMSVWLTPDLKPFVGGTYFPPEDGIYQVGFRTVLLRIADQWKQNKNALLENSQRIMSALLARAEIGIKGEDSPPPFPEVMARCFQQLSESYDEEYGGFSEFPKFPTPVNLNFLFTYWTLHRASPDGARALQMVLHTLKMMAYGGIHDHIAQGFHRYSTDQRWHVPHFEKMLYDQGQLAVAYARAFQISGDEFFADVAADILLYVSRDLSDRAGGFYSAEDADSYPTAKSKEKREGAFCVWTAEEIRRLLPEPLEGVSERKTLADVFMHHYGIKEGGNVSPAKDPHQELRGQNVLIVQYSLELTAARFGLGLEQLKTMLVKSRERLCEARGHRPRPHLDTKMLASWNGLMISGFAQSGAILGKEEYVCRAGLAADFLRGHLFDASSGRLLRSCYRGKGSSVEQSAVPIQGFLEDYVFVIQALFDLYEASLNQSWLEWAVQLQRKQDELFWDSKGFAYFSSEAGDSSLLLRLKDDQDGVEPSANSVAIANLLRAACYSGNMEWVEKAGQILAAFSERLLKIPVALPEMARATVAFHRTLKQVVICGAPEGEDTKDLLRCVHSVFAPNKVLMLADGDSTGFLYHHLPFLSSLERKDGKATAYLCENFACSLPVTSSQELRRLLLL; encoded by the exons TCGGCTATTCCACCTGCCACTGGTGCCACGTGATGGAGCAGGAGTCCTTCAAGAACAAAGAGATCGGCAAGATTCTGAATGACAACTTTGTGTGCATAAAAGTGGATCGTGAGGAGCGACCAGATGTGGATAAAGTTTACATGACCTTTGTGCAG GCCACCAGCAGTGGAGGGGGCTGGCCAATGAGTGTGTGGCTGACTCCTGACCTCAAACCCTTCGTAGGTGGGACGTATTTCCCTCCTGAAGATGGAATTTACCAAGTCGGCTTTCGGACGGTGCTGCTCCGAATTGCTGATCAG TGGAAGCAGAACAAAAATGCCCTTTTGGAGAATAGCCAGAGGATTATGTCAGCGCTGCTGGCAAGGGCTGAGATCGGCATCAAAGGGGAAGATTCGCCCCCACCTTTTCCAGAGGTGATGGCCAGGTGTTTCCAGCAGCTGTCTGAATCATATGATGAGGAATATGGCGGCTTTTCAGAGTTTCCAAAGTTCCCCACGCCAG TCAATTTAAATTTCCTGTTCACATACTGGACCCTACACCGGGCATCCCCTGATGGCGCACGGGCCTTGCAGATGGTGCTGCACACTCTCAAGATGATGGCCTATGGTGGGATTCATGATCACATTGCTCAG GGATTCCATCGCTACTCCACCGACCAGAGATGGCATGTTCCTCACTTTGAGAAGATGCTGTATGATCAGGGGCAGCTAGCTGTGGCCTATGCCAGGGCGTTTCAG ATTTCTGGCGATGAATTCTTTGCAGATGTTGCTGCGGACATTCTGCTCTATGTCTCCCGAGATCTGAGCGACAGG GCTGGAGGGTTCTACAGCGCAGAGGACGCAGACTCCTACCCGACAGCCAAGTCCAAAGAGAAGCGGGAGGGGGCCTTCTGCGTGTGGACGGCAGAGGAAATACGGCGCCTCCTTCCAGAGCCTTTGGAGGGGGTTTCGGAGAGGAAGACTCTGGCAGATGTGTTCATGCATCACTATGGGATTAAGGAAGGTGGGAACGTGAGCCCAGCGAAG GACCCGCACCAGGAGCTGAGGGGGCAGAACGTGCTGATTGTGCAGTATTCCCTGGAGCTGACGGCAGCCAGGTTCGGGCTGGGCCTGGAACAGCTCAAGACGATGCTGGTGAAGAGCAGAGAGCGGCTCTGCGAAGCCCGGGGTCACCGACCGCGCCCACATCTGGACACCAAGATGCTGGCGTCCTGGAACG GCCTGATGATCTCGGGCTTCGCTCAGAGCGGGGCGATCCTCGGCAAGGAGGAGTACGTCTGCCGGGCCGGGCTGGCTGCTGACTTCCTGCGAGGCCACCTGTTCGATGCCAGCAGTGGCAGGCTGCTGCGGAGCTGCTACCGGGGCAAAGGCAGCtcggtggagcagag TGCTGTTCCCATTCAGGGCTTCCTGGAGGATTATGTCTTTGTGATCCAGGCTCTCTTCGACCTTTATGAGGCCTCACTGAACCAGAGCTGGCTGGAGTGGGCCGTGCAGCTCCAGCGCAAGCAAGACGAGCTCTTCTGGGACTCCAAAGGCTTTGCGTATTTCTCCAGCGAGGCTGGGgactcctctctgctcctccgCTTGAAGGATG ATCAAGATGGCGTGGAGCCCAGCGCCAACTCCGTGGCCATTGCTAACCTACTCAGGGCAGCCTGTTACTCCGGCAACATGGAGTGGGTGGAGAAAGCCGGGCAGATCCTGGCTGCCTTCTCAGAGAGGCTGCTGAAGATCCCTGTGGCCCTGCCAGAGATGGCCCGAGCCACGGTGGCCTTTCACCGCACTCTCAAACAG GTTGTTATCTGCGGCGCCCCAGAAGGAGAAGATACTAAAGATCTGCTCCGCTGTGTCCACTCCGTCTTCGCTCCAAACAAG GTGCTGATGCTGGCGGACGGGGACAGTACTGGATTCCTGTACCACCATttgcccttcctctcctccttggAGAGGAAAGACGGAAAAGCCACTGCTTATCTCTGTGAAAACTTCGCCTGCTCCCTGCCTGTCACCTCGTCCCAGGAGCTgcgcaggctgctgctgctgtga
- the SPATA20 gene encoding spermatogenesis-associated protein 20 isoform X3, which yields MATGGKSSRSSIHRYTNRLINEKSPYLLQHAHNPVDWYPWGQEAFDKSKKENKLIFLSVGYSTCHWCHVMEQESFKNKEIGKILNDNFVCIKVDREERPDVDKVYMTFVQATSSGGGWPMSVWLTPDLKPFVGGTYFPPEDGIYQVGFRTVLLRIADQWKQNKNALLENSQRIMSALLARAEIGIKGEDSPPPFPEVMARCFQQLSESYDEEYGGFSEFPKFPTPVNLNFLFTYWTLHRASPDGARALQMVLHTLKMMAYGGIHDHIAQGFHRYSTDQRWHVPHFEKMLYDQGQLAVAYARAFQISGDEFFADVAADILLYVSRDLSDRAGGFYSAEDADSYPTAKSKEKREGAFCVWTAEEIRRLLPEPLEGVSERKTLADVFMHHYGIKEGGNVSPAKDPHQELRGQNVLIVQYSLELTAARFGLGLEQLKTMLVKSRERLCEARGHRPRPHLDTKMLASWNGLMISGFAQSGAILGKEEYVCRAGLAADFLRGHLFDASSGRLLRSCYRGKGSSVEQSAVPIQGFLEDYVFVIQALFDLYEASLNQSWLEWAVQLQRKQDELFWDSKGFAYFSSEAGDSSLLLRLKDDQDGVEPSANSVAIANLLRAACYSGNMEWVEKAGQILAAFSERLLKIPVALPEMARATVAFHRTLKQVVICGAPEGEDTKDLLRCVHSVFAPNKVLMLADGDSTGFLYHHLPFLSSLERKDGKATAYLCENFACSLPVTSSQELRRLLLL from the exons TCGGCTATTCCACCTGCCACTGGTGCCACGTGATGGAGCAGGAGTCCTTCAAGAACAAAGAGATCGGCAAGATTCTGAATGACAACTTTGTGTGCATAAAAGTGGATCGTGAGGAGCGACCAGATGTGGATAAAGTTTACATGACCTTTGTGCAG GCCACCAGCAGTGGAGGGGGCTGGCCAATGAGTGTGTGGCTGACTCCTGACCTCAAACCCTTCGTAGGTGGGACGTATTTCCCTCCTGAAGATGGAATTTACCAAGTCGGCTTTCGGACGGTGCTGCTCCGAATTGCTGATCAG TGGAAGCAGAACAAAAATGCCCTTTTGGAGAATAGCCAGAGGATTATGTCAGCGCTGCTGGCAAGGGCTGAGATCGGCATCAAAGGGGAAGATTCGCCCCCACCTTTTCCAGAGGTGATGGCCAGGTGTTTCCAGCAGCTGTCTGAATCATATGATGAGGAATATGGCGGCTTTTCAGAGTTTCCAAAGTTCCCCACGCCAG TCAATTTAAATTTCCTGTTCACATACTGGACCCTACACCGGGCATCCCCTGATGGCGCACGGGCCTTGCAGATGGTGCTGCACACTCTCAAGATGATGGCCTATGGTGGGATTCATGATCACATTGCTCAG GGATTCCATCGCTACTCCACCGACCAGAGATGGCATGTTCCTCACTTTGAGAAGATGCTGTATGATCAGGGGCAGCTAGCTGTGGCCTATGCCAGGGCGTTTCAG ATTTCTGGCGATGAATTCTTTGCAGATGTTGCTGCGGACATTCTGCTCTATGTCTCCCGAGATCTGAGCGACAGG GCTGGAGGGTTCTACAGCGCAGAGGACGCAGACTCCTACCCGACAGCCAAGTCCAAAGAGAAGCGGGAGGGGGCCTTCTGCGTGTGGACGGCAGAGGAAATACGGCGCCTCCTTCCAGAGCCTTTGGAGGGGGTTTCGGAGAGGAAGACTCTGGCAGATGTGTTCATGCATCACTATGGGATTAAGGAAGGTGGGAACGTGAGCCCAGCGAAG GACCCGCACCAGGAGCTGAGGGGGCAGAACGTGCTGATTGTGCAGTATTCCCTGGAGCTGACGGCAGCCAGGTTCGGGCTGGGCCTGGAACAGCTCAAGACGATGCTGGTGAAGAGCAGAGAGCGGCTCTGCGAAGCCCGGGGTCACCGACCGCGCCCACATCTGGACACCAAGATGCTGGCGTCCTGGAACG GCCTGATGATCTCGGGCTTCGCTCAGAGCGGGGCGATCCTCGGCAAGGAGGAGTACGTCTGCCGGGCCGGGCTGGCTGCTGACTTCCTGCGAGGCCACCTGTTCGATGCCAGCAGTGGCAGGCTGCTGCGGAGCTGCTACCGGGGCAAAGGCAGCtcggtggagcagag TGCTGTTCCCATTCAGGGCTTCCTGGAGGATTATGTCTTTGTGATCCAGGCTCTCTTCGACCTTTATGAGGCCTCACTGAACCAGAGCTGGCTGGAGTGGGCCGTGCAGCTCCAGCGCAAGCAAGACGAGCTCTTCTGGGACTCCAAAGGCTTTGCGTATTTCTCCAGCGAGGCTGGGgactcctctctgctcctccgCTTGAAGGATG ATCAAGATGGCGTGGAGCCCAGCGCCAACTCCGTGGCCATTGCTAACCTACTCAGGGCAGCCTGTTACTCCGGCAACATGGAGTGGGTGGAGAAAGCCGGGCAGATCCTGGCTGCCTTCTCAGAGAGGCTGCTGAAGATCCCTGTGGCCCTGCCAGAGATGGCCCGAGCCACGGTGGCCTTTCACCGCACTCTCAAACAG GTTGTTATCTGCGGCGCCCCAGAAGGAGAAGATACTAAAGATCTGCTCCGCTGTGTCCACTCCGTCTTCGCTCCAAACAAG GTGCTGATGCTGGCGGACGGGGACAGTACTGGATTCCTGTACCACCATttgcccttcctctcctccttggAGAGGAAAGACGGAAAAGCCACTGCTTATCTCTGTGAAAACTTCGCCTGCTCCCTGCCTGTCACCTCGTCCCAGGAGCTgcgcaggctgctgctgctgtga